The Streptomyces avermitilis MA-4680 = NBRC 14893 genome contains a region encoding:
- a CDS encoding GntR family transcriptional regulator yields MSPLSSGLLGDLDPTSDRAVFRQIADQLREAIDRGRFREGEKLPSEAELVDHYGVSRMTVRNSFSILQGEGLVHAEHGKGVFVRPRPPVRRLASDRFARRHREQGKSAFIVEADAVGSHPKVDSLEVKEEKASQDISTRLGSVRRVLARRRRYLLDGRPVEFATSYLPLDIARGTQIAEPNPGPGGIYARLEELGHRLDHFEEEIRARMPSPAEVKTLHLAAGVPVIHLIRTAFDTEGRAVEVCDTVMAADAYVLSYQLPAT; encoded by the coding sequence GTGAGCCCTCTGTCTTCGGGCCTGCTCGGTGATCTCGACCCCACGAGCGATCGTGCGGTCTTTCGCCAGATCGCCGACCAGCTGCGTGAGGCCATCGACCGTGGGCGATTCCGGGAGGGGGAGAAGCTCCCCTCTGAGGCCGAGCTCGTCGACCACTACGGGGTCTCCCGCATGACGGTCAGAAACTCCTTCTCCATCCTCCAGGGCGAGGGCCTGGTGCACGCCGAGCACGGCAAGGGCGTCTTCGTTCGGCCGCGTCCGCCCGTGCGGCGACTCGCCTCCGACCGGTTCGCCCGGCGGCACCGAGAGCAGGGGAAGTCCGCGTTCATCGTCGAGGCCGATGCCGTCGGTAGCCACCCCAAGGTCGACAGCCTCGAGGTCAAGGAGGAGAAAGCCAGTCAGGACATCTCCACGCGGCTCGGGTCCGTGCGGCGGGTCCTTGCACGTCGGCGCCGCTACCTCCTCGACGGGCGTCCGGTCGAGTTCGCCACCTCCTACCTGCCGCTGGACATCGCCCGCGGTACGCAGATCGCCGAACCCAACCCCGGTCCCGGCGGCATCTACGCCCGCCTCGAAGAGCTGGGCCACCGCCTCGACCACTTCGAGGAGGAGATCCGCGCTCGGATGCCCTCTCCCGCAGAGGTGAAGACGCTCCACCTGGCGGCCGGCGTCCCCGTGATCCACCTGATCCGGACCGCCTTCGACACCGAGGGGCGAGCGGTCGAGGTCTGCGACACGGTCATGGCGGCGGACGCCTACGTCCTGTCGTACCAGCTCCCGGCCACGTGA
- a CDS encoding NUDIX hydrolase, with protein sequence MSVAGVVVDDQGRALLIQRRDNGHWEPPGGILEREETIPEALQREVLEETGVKIALPATLTGVYKNMTGLIVSLVFRCEAADGTPTTGDETRALRWATREEVSELADEAYAIRVIDALDAAVPPAIRAHDGVKLV encoded by the coding sequence GTGAGCGTGGCCGGGGTCGTCGTCGACGACCAGGGCCGGGCCCTCCTGATCCAGCGCCGCGACAACGGTCACTGGGAACCGCCGGGCGGCATCCTCGAACGCGAGGAGACCATTCCCGAAGCCCTTCAGCGCGAGGTCCTCGAAGAGACCGGCGTCAAAATCGCGCTCCCCGCGACTCTCACCGGCGTCTACAAGAACATGACGGGACTGATCGTCTCGCTGGTCTTCCGCTGCGAAGCGGCCGACGGGACACCCACGACCGGCGACGAGACCCGCGCCCTGCGCTGGGCAACCCGTGAAGAAGTCTCCGAACTCGCCGACGAGGCGTACGCGATCCGCGTCATCGACGCATTGGACGCGGCGGTCCCGCCGGCCATCCGCGCCCACGACGGCGTGAAACTCGTCTAG
- a CDS encoding ATP-binding protein, producing MHEYTSTARVWGLSCPGFPEEVSRARRWTRDVLRGSPFAEDAELIVSELSANAILHTASGLESGSFHLAVAVSAQVVAVSVTDDGGTGTAPKVGHQAQEQDAEHGRGLGMVSAIAHRVVIHDSDGGHTVTAELFTDVRRGGHPC from the coding sequence ATGCACGAGTATACGAGTACTGCCCGGGTCTGGGGACTGTCTTGCCCAGGTTTTCCGGAAGAGGTCAGCCGGGCCCGCCGATGGACGCGCGACGTCCTGCGCGGCTCCCCTTTTGCGGAGGACGCCGAGCTGATCGTGAGCGAGCTCAGCGCGAACGCGATCCTCCACACGGCGAGCGGCCTGGAGTCCGGAAGCTTTCACCTGGCCGTCGCCGTCTCGGCGCAGGTGGTCGCGGTCTCGGTGACGGACGACGGAGGCACGGGCACGGCCCCCAAGGTCGGCCACCAGGCCCAGGAGCAGGACGCCGAACACGGCCGGGGTCTCGGCATGGTCAGCGCGATCGCTCACCGGGTCGTGATCCACGACAGCGACGGCGGCCACACGGTCACCGCGGAGCTCTTCACGGACGTACGCCGAGGAGGCCACCCATGCTGA
- a CDS encoding protein kinase family protein: MEVSNAFLRLYESDARFGRAFASIHERLNKHFESINDRAETTGHYWAEQSREMLALLKELNDFLRSLKHAGVVVHLAESYMAAMKSCQSWLVRSGGSAVPDDFEQIEIIKYAPVLSRPDAEIKLKKSTVRHQLQLIGEGSYAKVFSFTDPDYGIKFAVKRANKDLDDRDLYRFRQEFDILKRLSFPYIVEVYQYDETRNEYKMEFCESTLRNYIKKRNSELQFSSRKRIALQFLYGINYIHHEGLLHRDVSLQNVLVKTFSGGAVLVKLSDFGLAKDRNSEYTRTKTEMRGTIRDPLLASFKEYDVCNEIYAIGWVLSYIFSGREALMSQTDAPSQIVRKCTAHDVGKRYQSVRELIGDVEKLEATPAPTDAPA, translated from the coding sequence ATGGAAGTCTCGAACGCATTCCTGCGTCTCTACGAGAGTGACGCTCGCTTCGGTCGCGCTTTCGCTAGCATCCACGAGCGACTAAATAAGCATTTCGAATCCATAAATGACAGGGCGGAGACGACCGGCCATTACTGGGCCGAGCAGAGCAGAGAAATGCTCGCACTCCTCAAGGAACTGAATGACTTCCTCCGGTCCCTTAAGCATGCTGGCGTGGTTGTGCACCTCGCAGAGTCCTACATGGCCGCAATGAAGAGCTGCCAGTCGTGGCTGGTGCGCAGCGGCGGCAGCGCTGTTCCAGATGATTTTGAACAGATTGAGATAATCAAGTACGCGCCCGTTCTGTCCCGCCCGGACGCCGAGATCAAACTGAAGAAATCCACGGTGCGTCATCAGTTGCAGTTGATCGGCGAGGGGTCATACGCGAAGGTGTTTTCATTCACAGATCCCGACTATGGAATAAAATTCGCAGTCAAGCGCGCCAATAAAGACCTGGACGACCGCGACCTATATCGATTCCGGCAAGAGTTCGACATCCTCAAGCGTTTGAGCTTCCCTTATATTGTCGAGGTTTATCAATACGATGAAACTCGAAACGAATACAAGATGGAGTTCTGTGAATCCACTCTGCGAAACTACATCAAGAAGCGCAATAGCGAGTTGCAATTTTCATCGCGGAAGAGAATCGCCCTGCAGTTTTTGTACGGCATCAATTACATCCACCATGAAGGTCTACTTCATCGTGATGTAAGCCTTCAGAATGTTCTAGTGAAAACCTTCAGCGGTGGGGCTGTGCTCGTTAAGCTCTCGGACTTCGGTCTCGCCAAAGATAGGAACTCCGAATACACCAGAACGAAGACGGAGATGCGAGGAACAATTCGAGACCCCCTCCTGGCTAGCTTCAAAGAATATGACGTATGCAATGAAATATATGCGATCGGATGGGTGCTTTCTTATATATTTAGCGGTAGGGAAGCCCTGATGTCTCAAACAGACGCCCCAAGTCAGATCGTGCGAAAATGCACAGCGCATGATGTTGGCAAGAGGTACCAGAGTGTGCGTGAACTAATTGGTGATGTTGAGAAGCTGGAAGCGACTCCGGCGCCTACGGACGCGCCCGCTTGA
- a CDS encoding DUF4365 domain-containing protein produces MMHRKPSARIASIGVTRTQLAVEAGLGWLFREQPTEDYGIDAHAEVVDAELVRGRLLALQIKSGSSWFREQGQGGWWFRPNAEHVQYWTNHSLPVAVVLYHPERDHCYWQLVNHNTLIETTRGGWKLLVPDTQVLDERARDALSRAAEGDPYTLRIRELQLARPWMRMLIEGKRLVIDIEEWVNKTSGRGTITLGVDNEDGNDPEQLASWTVFLGLSSYVEVVPKLFAWANVSLHAETYDDVEYDDYPYERDDWGALHPYMNPSGEVDFYRLELTLNELGRAFPLVDLFATEGTRQLTV; encoded by the coding sequence ATGATGCATCGCAAGCCGTCCGCCAGAATAGCTAGCATCGGCGTGACGCGGACACAACTCGCAGTCGAGGCCGGCCTAGGTTGGCTATTTCGTGAGCAGCCGACAGAGGATTACGGCATCGACGCGCATGCCGAAGTCGTTGACGCGGAACTAGTCAGAGGCCGACTACTTGCCTTACAGATTAAGAGCGGCTCTAGCTGGTTCAGGGAACAAGGTCAAGGCGGTTGGTGGTTCCGACCAAACGCTGAACACGTGCAGTATTGGACGAATCATTCCTTGCCCGTCGCAGTAGTGCTTTACCACCCAGAGAGAGATCACTGCTATTGGCAGCTTGTCAACCACAACACGCTCATCGAAACTACACGTGGCGGCTGGAAATTGCTGGTTCCTGACACCCAGGTGCTCGACGAGAGAGCCAGGGATGCGCTCAGCCGGGCCGCCGAGGGTGACCCCTACACACTCCGCATTCGCGAACTACAGCTTGCACGACCGTGGATGAGAATGTTGATCGAGGGAAAGCGGCTAGTGATCGACATCGAGGAGTGGGTCAACAAGACTTCGGGGCGAGGCACAATTACTCTCGGCGTAGACAACGAAGATGGTAATGACCCCGAGCAACTTGCCAGTTGGACTGTGTTTCTGGGGCTATCTAGCTACGTCGAAGTAGTTCCGAAGCTTTTCGCTTGGGCAAATGTAAGCCTACACGCCGAAACCTACGATGACGTCGAATACGATGACTATCCATACGAACGTGATGATTGGGGCGCCTTGCACCCCTACATGAACCCCTCCGGCGAGGTTGATTTCTACCGGCTAGAGCTGACGCTGAATGAACTGGGTCGAGCCTTCCCGCTGGTGGATCTATTCGCCACGGAAGGAACAAGGCAGTTGACTGTATAG
- a CDS encoding ester cyclase: protein MSTAGAPSNTATLNRFHSAVNSGDLDIISKAIDEFVAPDVLFHAPVPMGATGAEALKRVWEMLLRAFPDIHVAVEEMITEGDKVVSRNTVTGTHRGEYQGLAPTGKTVTYGEIFILRFADGRIAEIRGIVDVLTQLRQLGAVPS from the coding sequence ATGTCGACAGCCGGGGCACCAAGCAACACAGCGACGCTCAACCGCTTTCACTCCGCCGTGAACAGCGGCGACCTGGACATCATCTCGAAGGCCATCGACGAGTTCGTCGCACCGGACGTGCTCTTCCACGCGCCGGTACCGATGGGCGCGACGGGAGCGGAGGCCCTGAAGCGGGTGTGGGAGATGCTCCTGCGCGCGTTCCCCGACATCCACGTCGCCGTCGAGGAGATGATCACGGAGGGCGACAAGGTCGTCTCCAGGAACACGGTGACCGGGACCCACCGGGGCGAGTACCAGGGCTTGGCGCCCACCGGGAAGACCGTCACCTACGGCGAGATCTTCATCCTCCGCTTCGCCGACGGGCGGATCGCCGAGATCCGGGGCATCGTCGATGTCCTCACACAACTGCGCCAGCTCGGCGCCGTCCCGTCCTGA
- a CDS encoding HAD domain-containing protein yields the protein MTRSVERPVLFLDVDGPLIPFGPSSRRLQPRAAGSVAFSDEGNPLLGRLDQAVGPRLMALGCELVWASTWMNDANESVAPRIGLPRLPVVEWPEASTHEGPRGLHWKTRHLVEWAGHRPFIWVDDEIGAMDRLWVAAQHQGPSLLHRVDPAQGLTDGDFSVLADWLRTAVPGLAVPTRVEGGSGRLGRRSGGR from the coding sequence ATGACCCGCTCTGTGGAGCGGCCCGTCCTTTTCCTCGACGTCGACGGACCCCTCATCCCGTTCGGGCCGTCGTCCCGGCGGCTCCAGCCCCGTGCCGCCGGCTCCGTGGCGTTCTCCGACGAGGGGAACCCGCTGCTGGGGCGGCTCGACCAGGCCGTCGGACCGCGTCTGATGGCACTGGGGTGTGAGCTGGTGTGGGCCTCGACCTGGATGAATGACGCCAACGAGTCCGTCGCCCCACGGATCGGACTGCCCAGGCTGCCTGTGGTGGAGTGGCCGGAAGCCTCCACCCACGAGGGCCCGCGCGGCCTGCACTGGAAGACCCGCCATCTCGTCGAGTGGGCCGGCCACCGCCCGTTCATCTGGGTCGACGACGAGATCGGCGCCATGGACCGCCTCTGGGTCGCCGCGCAGCACCAAGGACCCTCGCTGCTGCACCGTGTCGACCCGGCCCAAGGCCTCACCGACGGCGACTTCTCCGTGCTTGCTGATTGGCTCCGTACCGCCGTGCCAGGTCTCGCCGTGCCCACCCGGGTCGAGGGGGGCTCAGGGAGACTCGGTCGTCGCTCCGGTGGACGGTGA
- a CDS encoding helix-turn-helix transcriptional regulator translates to MVDRREISAWRPRVPGVVEVFHAHYTEYAYPMHVHDAWTLLIVDDGAVRYDLDRHEHGTPDDTVSLLPPHVPHNGSPVSEHGFRKRVLYLDLSRLDASLIGPAVDAPDVVDPLLRLRVGQLHTALAHAGDELEAESRLAFIGERLRGHLRPRAAQRQRPPDRGVAPRLRELLDARLVDGVSLDEAARLVHAHPAHLVRAFSGAFGIAPHQYLMSRRVERARRLLLEGMRPAEVASATGFYDQAHLNRHFKRLVGVAPGRYRNSSR, encoded by the coding sequence ATGGTGGACCGGCGTGAGATCTCCGCCTGGCGCCCGCGGGTGCCGGGTGTCGTGGAGGTCTTTCACGCCCACTACACCGAGTACGCCTATCCGATGCACGTGCACGATGCGTGGACGCTGCTGATCGTCGACGACGGTGCCGTGCGGTACGACCTCGACCGGCATGAGCACGGCACCCCGGACGACACCGTTTCCCTCCTCCCGCCGCACGTTCCCCACAACGGGTCCCCGGTCAGTGAGCACGGCTTTCGCAAACGCGTTCTCTATCTCGACCTCAGCCGGCTCGACGCGAGCTTGATCGGGCCCGCCGTGGACGCGCCCGATGTCGTCGATCCCCTGCTGCGGCTGCGCGTGGGACAGCTGCACACCGCTCTCGCCCACGCCGGGGACGAGCTGGAGGCCGAGAGCCGGCTGGCGTTCATCGGGGAGCGGTTGCGGGGGCATCTGCGGCCCCGGGCCGCACAGCGGCAGCGTCCCCCGGACCGCGGCGTCGCGCCCCGGCTGCGTGAGCTGCTCGACGCGCGGCTCGTCGACGGGGTCTCCCTCGACGAGGCCGCGCGGCTCGTGCACGCGCATCCCGCCCATCTCGTACGGGCGTTCAGCGGGGCCTTCGGGATCGCGCCGCACCAGTACCTGATGTCACGGCGGGTCGAGCGGGCCAGGCGGCTGCTGCTGGAGGGGATGCGACCGGCCGAGGTCGCCTCCGCCACCGGGTTCTACGACCAGGCCCATCTCAACCGCCACTTCAAGCGGTTGGTGGGGGTGGCTCCCGGCCGCTACCGGAACAGCTCGCGCTGA
- a CDS encoding glycosyl hydrolase family 28-related protein, with product MSQGSRENQGHAGVSRRGLLGSAIAVAAVAATGTTATAAARTAAARTGSARTAAARSGSGPSGEVPSLWHEFTRAPYTHPQIPYVGRSGHRRGAARFPRRPVVADVRDHGAVADGTTDSAPAINRAIAAAGRAGGGTVLLPPGTFRIDDLIRIGYDNVVLRGAGSSRTKLYATKNLTELIGVYGSRYGGDKSSWSWAGGLIWLAPRARWDSLVAAIRAKAWPFEGWTGNGRDEWETLTTVSPARRGSWSVTVADARLLRPGQLVLLRLADDAGHTLLEHMSGGGPGPEAYSWDDKIKLTSYVPYEWPVRIARVRGRKVTFERPLPLDVRPEWDPRLTTHVEALTGAGVEGLTLEAVETPQSPHLLDKGYNGVAFQCAYDCWADDVVVRHVDNGFGLVAASSCTLRRTTVAGRGSHHPYFCREGSHDNLVEDFTIEQRTVPAPAGTQLHGINVEGLSSYNVWSRGEMRMGTFDSHRGLPFANVRTDITVNNNGRHGGDASAGPLFGARFAHWNIRVTNGRAGLMKIDGLAPYSATVGLNEVTEFDQTDVPDFTGDLHARVELYGTTDVVRPRNLYEAQRELFR from the coding sequence ATGAGCCAGGGAAGCCGGGAAAACCAGGGACACGCGGGCGTCAGCAGACGGGGCCTGCTCGGCAGCGCCATAGCCGTGGCGGCCGTCGCCGCGACCGGCACCACGGCCACCGCCGCCGCGCGAACCGCCGCCGCGCGAACCGGCTCCGCGCGAACCGCCGCCGCCCGATCCGGCTCCGGGCCGTCCGGCGAAGTCCCGTCCCTCTGGCACGAATTCACCCGCGCCCCCTACACCCACCCGCAGATCCCGTACGTGGGCAGGTCCGGCCACCGCCGTGGGGCGGCGCGCTTCCCCCGCCGCCCCGTCGTGGCCGACGTCCGCGATCACGGCGCCGTGGCGGACGGCACGACCGACTCCGCCCCCGCGATCAACCGTGCCATCGCCGCCGCCGGAAGGGCCGGCGGTGGCACGGTTCTCCTGCCGCCCGGAACCTTCCGCATCGACGACCTGATCCGCATCGGGTACGACAACGTGGTGCTGCGCGGCGCCGGAAGCTCCCGTACCAAGCTGTACGCGACGAAGAACCTCACCGAGCTGATCGGCGTGTACGGCTCCCGCTACGGCGGCGACAAGTCCTCGTGGTCCTGGGCGGGCGGGCTGATCTGGCTGGCGCCCAGGGCCCGTTGGGACTCCCTGGTCGCAGCGATCAGGGCGAAGGCGTGGCCGTTCGAGGGCTGGACGGGCAACGGGCGGGACGAGTGGGAGACGCTGACGACGGTCTCCCCGGCGCGGCGCGGCTCCTGGTCGGTGACGGTCGCCGACGCACGGCTGCTGAGACCGGGACAGCTGGTGCTCCTGCGCCTCGCGGACGACGCCGGTCATACCCTCCTGGAGCACATGTCGGGTGGCGGCCCGGGCCCGGAGGCGTACTCCTGGGACGACAAGATCAAGCTGACGTCGTACGTCCCCTACGAGTGGCCCGTACGCATCGCGCGCGTGCGGGGCCGGAAGGTCACGTTCGAGCGACCCCTCCCGCTGGACGTACGCCCGGAGTGGGACCCGCGCCTCACCACCCACGTCGAGGCGCTGACGGGCGCGGGCGTCGAAGGTCTCACGCTCGAAGCCGTCGAGACCCCGCAGTCCCCGCATCTCCTCGACAAGGGCTACAACGGGGTCGCGTTCCAGTGCGCGTACGACTGCTGGGCGGACGACGTCGTCGTCCGTCATGTGGACAACGGCTTCGGCCTGGTCGCCGCCTCCTCCTGCACCCTGCGCCGGACGACGGTGGCCGGCCGGGGCTCGCACCACCCGTACTTCTGCCGCGAGGGCTCGCACGACAACCTGGTCGAGGACTTCACGATCGAACAGCGCACGGTCCCGGCGCCGGCCGGCACCCAGCTCCACGGCATCAACGTCGAGGGCCTGTCCTCGTACAACGTCTGGTCACGGGGCGAGATGCGGATGGGCACGTTCGACTCCCACCGCGGCCTGCCGTTCGCGAACGTCCGCACGGACATCACGGTGAACAACAACGGCCGCCACGGCGGAGACGCGTCGGCCGGCCCGCTCTTCGGCGCCCGCTTCGCCCATTGGAACATCCGCGTCACCAACGGCCGGGCGGGCCTGATGAAGATCGACGGGCTGGCCCCGTACAGCGCCACCGTCGGCCTCAACGAGGTCACCGAGTTCGACCAGACCGACGTACCGGACTTCACCGGCGACCTCCACGCGCGCGTGGAGCTGTACGGCACGACGGACGTCGTACGCCCGCGCAACCTGTACGAGGCTCAGCGCGAGCTGTTCCGGTAG
- a CDS encoding YbjN domain-containing protein, whose translation MADAASIIEQVLGEAELEWESPEPGSYVVKLPGTRKLSTTVSLIVGKHSLSLNAFVIRHPDENDAGVHRWLLERNLKLYGVSYAVDRLGDIYLVGKLPLAAVTPDEIDRLLGSVLEAADGSFNTLLELGFAASIRKEYAWRVARGESTRNLDAFSHLTQRPAN comes from the coding sequence ATGGCTGACGCAGCGTCGATCATCGAGCAGGTCCTCGGCGAGGCCGAGCTGGAGTGGGAGAGCCCCGAGCCGGGCTCGTACGTGGTGAAGCTCCCCGGCACCCGCAAGCTGTCGACCACGGTCTCGCTGATCGTCGGCAAGCACTCGCTGTCGCTGAACGCGTTCGTGATCCGCCACCCCGACGAGAACGACGCGGGCGTCCACCGCTGGCTCCTGGAGCGCAACCTCAAGCTGTACGGCGTCAGTTACGCGGTCGACCGGCTCGGCGACATCTATCTGGTCGGGAAGCTGCCGCTGGCCGCGGTCACGCCCGACGAGATCGACCGTCTCCTCGGCTCGGTCCTGGAGGCGGCGGACGGCTCCTTCAACACCCTCCTCGAGCTCGGTTTCGCCGCCTCGATCCGCAAGGAGTACGCGTGGCGGGTGGCCCGCGGCGAGTCGACGCGCAATCTGGACGCGTTCAGTCACCTGACCCAGCGCCCGGCCAACTGA
- the mshA gene encoding D-inositol-3-phosphate glycosyltransferase translates to MSQYASRLGRRSPAAPTRRRMLRKPRRVAMLSVHTSPLHQPGTGDAGGMNVYIVELAQRLAAINIEVEIFTRATTAALRPTVELSPGVLVRHVDAGPYEGLAKEDLPAQLCAFTHGVMQAWAGHRPGYYDLVHSHYWLSGHVGWLAAQRWGTPLVHAMHTMAKVKNAALAEGDTPEPAARVIGEMQIVAAADRLIANTSEEADELVRHYEAERGKVAVVHPGVNLDRFRPADGRAAARARLGLPQDALIPLFAGRIQPLKAPDVLLRAVAVLLDERPELRSNLVVPVVGGPSGSGLAKPEGLQKLAARLGIADVVRFRPPVGQEQLADWFRAASVLVMPSYNESFGLVAIEAQAAGTPVLAASVGGLPVAVADGRTGFLVQGHDPAAYARVLRDFADDPALSARMGRAAARHAECFGWDTAASATADVYTAAMQAHRRRVRSHHG, encoded by the coding sequence GTGAGCCAGTACGCCAGCAGGCTCGGGCGTCGCTCCCCGGCGGCCCCCACGCGGCGCAGGATGCTCCGCAAGCCCCGGCGCGTCGCCATGCTCTCCGTGCACACGTCGCCGTTGCACCAGCCCGGCACGGGCGACGCCGGCGGCATGAACGTCTACATAGTGGAGCTCGCCCAGCGCCTCGCCGCGATCAACATCGAGGTCGAGATCTTCACGCGCGCGACGACCGCCGCCCTCCGGCCCACGGTCGAACTCAGCCCCGGCGTCCTCGTGCGGCACGTCGACGCGGGCCCCTACGAAGGCCTCGCCAAGGAGGACCTCCCCGCCCAGCTGTGCGCCTTCACCCACGGCGTCATGCAGGCGTGGGCCGGTCACCGCCCCGGCTACTACGACCTCGTGCACTCCCACTACTGGCTCTCCGGCCATGTCGGCTGGCTCGCCGCCCAGCGCTGGGGCACCCCCCTGGTGCACGCCATGCACACCATGGCCAAGGTCAAGAACGCGGCCCTCGCCGAAGGGGACACCCCGGAGCCGGCCGCGCGTGTCATCGGCGAGATGCAGATCGTGGCCGCCGCGGACCGGCTCATCGCCAACACCTCCGAAGAGGCCGACGAACTCGTACGTCACTACGAGGCCGAACGCGGCAAGGTCGCCGTCGTCCACCCGGGCGTCAACCTGGACCGCTTCCGCCCCGCCGACGGCCGCGCCGCCGCCCGGGCCCGGCTGGGCCTCCCACAGGACGCCCTCATCCCGCTCTTCGCGGGCCGCATCCAGCCCCTCAAGGCCCCCGACGTGCTGTTGCGCGCGGTCGCCGTGCTGCTCGACGAGCGCCCCGAGCTGCGGTCGAACCTCGTCGTCCCGGTGGTGGGCGGCCCCAGCGGCAGCGGTCTCGCCAAGCCCGAAGGACTTCAGAAACTCGCCGCCCGGCTCGGCATCGCCGATGTCGTGCGCTTCCGGCCGCCGGTCGGCCAGGAGCAGCTCGCGGACTGGTTCCGCGCCGCGTCCGTCCTGGTCATGCCCTCCTACAACGAGTCGTTCGGGCTGGTCGCCATAGAGGCGCAGGCGGCCGGTACGCCGGTGCTGGCGGCCTCCGTGGGCGGGCTTCCGGTCGCGGTCGCCGACGGGCGGACCGGATTCCTCGTCCAGGGGCACGATCCCGCCGCCTACGCGCGCGTACTGCGCGATTTCGCGGACGACCCGGCGCTGTCGGCCCGGATGGGCCGGGCCGCGGCCCGGCACGCCGAGTGCTTCGGCTGGGACACGGCGGCCTCCGCGACGGCGGACGTGTACACGGCGGCGATGCAGGCGCACCGGCGTCGCGTACGCTCCCACCATGGCTGA